The following are encoded in a window of Paramormyrops kingsleyae isolate MSU_618 chromosome 12, PKINGS_0.4, whole genome shotgun sequence genomic DNA:
- the LOC111837686 gene encoding neuronal vesicle trafficking-associated protein 1: protein MVKLGNNFCEKNNAKPVSEDGFDTIPLITPLDVNQLQFPPPNKVVVKTKTDYDGTHKKGKFRSPKIAEFTISIIEGVSERLKVTLLVICALAFLVCVVFLVVYKVYQYEQPCPEGFMYTQGRCMPAGVYSYYPPQGPGGRGRLFTIINHYNVAKQTITRSVSPWMTVMSEEKVSQQEMETSQKLA, encoded by the exons ATGGTGAAACTGGGAAACAATTTTTGCGAAAAAAATAATGCGAAACCCGTCTCGGAAGACGGATTCGACACCATTCCTCTCATAACACCTCTGGACGTCAATCAACTGCAATTTCCTCCGCCCAACAAG GTGGTGGTGAAAACCAAGACGGACTATGATGGTACCCACAAGAAAGGCAAATTTCGTTCCCCCAAAATTGCCGAATTCACAATAAGCATCATCGAAGGCGTGTCTGAACGGCTTAAA GTCACCCTGCTAGTGATCTGCGCGCTGGCGTTTCTGGTTTGTGtcgtgttcctggtggtctacAAAGTGTACCAGTACGAGCAGCCGTGCCCCGAGGGATTCATGTACACG CAGGGACGCTGCATGCCAGCCGGGGTGTACAGCTACTACCCCCCCCAGGGGCCCGGGGGCCGTGGCCGGCTCTTCACCATCATCAACCACTACAACGTGGCCAAGCAGACCATCACCCGCTCCGTCTCGCCCTGGATGACCGTAATGTCTGAGGAGAAGGTCTCCCAGCAGGAGATGGAGACGTCCCAGAAGCTGGCCTAG